One part of the Constrictibacter sp. MBR-5 genome encodes these proteins:
- a CDS encoding CBS domain-containing protein, whose translation MLVERMLPAARGKPATVGIDAPLIDAAKLLQGADANLVIVCDAAGAMAGVITKTDIVARIGDCHGASCVTAASAVMTRAVTFCHPDSFVKDVWSTMKDRGLKHLPVTDRDLRPIGVINARQVVQALLEEVEYEEQLLRDYVMCIGYR comes from the coding sequence ATGCTCGTTGAGAGGATGCTTCCCGCCGCGCGCGGGAAGCCGGCAACTGTCGGGATAGACGCACCGCTCATCGATGCGGCGAAGCTTTTGCAGGGCGCCGACGCGAACCTTGTCATTGTCTGCGATGCCGCCGGCGCGATGGCCGGGGTCATCACGAAAACCGATATCGTCGCCCGGATCGGCGACTGTCACGGTGCGAGCTGCGTTACTGCCGCGTCCGCCGTCATGACGCGCGCCGTGACCTTCTGCCACCCGGACAGCTTCGTAAAGGATGTCTGGTCGACCATGAAGGACCGGGGTTTGAAGCACCTCCCCGTCACCGATCGGGATCTACGCCCGATCGGTGTAATCAATGCCCGACAGGTCGTGCAGGCGCTCCTCGAAGAGGTGGAGTACGAGGAGCAACTCCTGCGAGATTACGTGATGTGCATAGGATATCGCTGA
- a CDS encoding pentapeptide repeat-containing protein, protein MIKIKEGLSEMAVGRGELAGLLGAQGVGLRSRQCRCIDTEGRVDEGSADLVGGPSGCGGLVDGLELRFVRLKLQGDERRKCHMRYRALTTSLFAIATAAASASLASSSACEIKPRTNCAGVDLSGRDLANASLSDADLSGANLAGANLTGVDFYSTNLSGAVLADAQLIGAVLNRTDLSNANLSRADLTAADIRAADLSSADLSNAKLGRAELTYSDLSGATWIDGQICAPGSIGACKP, encoded by the coding sequence TTGATCAAGATCAAGGAGGGGCTAAGTGAGATGGCAGTCGGCCGCGGCGAGCTAGCCGGGTTGCTGGGCGCACAGGGGGTGGGATTGCGCAGCCGCCAGTGCCGCTGTATCGATACAGAGGGAAGAGTGGATGAAGGATCAGCGGATCTTGTGGGGGGCCCTTCTGGTTGCGGTGGCCTTGTTGATGGGCTGGAACTTAGGTTTGTTCGCCTGAAGCTCCAGGGAGACGAGAGACGCAAGTGCCACATGCGATACCGTGCGCTCACCACAAGCCTGTTCGCCATCGCGACGGCCGCAGCATCAGCCTCTTTGGCCAGCAGTTCTGCATGCGAGATCAAGCCGAGGACGAACTGCGCGGGGGTTGATCTTTCGGGGCGTGATCTCGCCAACGCCAGCCTCTCCGACGCCGATCTGTCGGGCGCTAACCTGGCAGGAGCCAACCTGACCGGAGTGGATTTCTACAGCACCAATCTGTCAGGCGCAGTGCTCGCCGATGCGCAGCTCATAGGCGCAGTCCTCAACAGAACGGATTTGTCGAACGCCAACTTGTCCCGAGCGGATTTGACAGCTGCCGACATACGGGCGGCAGATTTATCCAGCGCCGACCTGTCGAACGCAAAGCTCGGTCGAGCCGAATTAACCTACAGCGACCTCAGCGGCGCCACGTGGATCGACGGGCAAATCTGCGCGCCTGGTTCCATAGGCGCGTGTAAGCCATAG
- a CDS encoding ferritin family protein, with product MPLLKSEPVAPVRDLDELFAIAHLMEAEAAERYADLGARMRAQDSLRLAEVFERLADEERRHGESVTALSLRHTGNAPRHALMRWHPPETVDMAGIDLTDPRLLTAYRALSVAVRNEERAFAFWSYVAAQATSTAVQQAAERMAHSELEHVALLRQERRRAFHLERQGQAPGVAAEADVLEQRFADACERAAGKAIGQVAAELREMALAARRTADELAGAGLPMPAGGVPIPAELHTALLPMAGILVDRYLEAAEIATDEQTVAYAQAFAQAAIIRLAWLGDNLPNGPEAGVLYPR from the coding sequence ATGCCCTTGCTTAAGAGCGAGCCAGTGGCTCCAGTACGTGATCTGGATGAGCTTTTTGCCATCGCGCATCTGATGGAGGCAGAGGCAGCGGAGCGGTATGCCGATCTTGGTGCTCGGATGCGGGCGCAGGATAGCTTACGGCTGGCGGAGGTTTTCGAACGGCTGGCCGACGAAGAGCGCCGCCATGGCGAATCGGTGACGGCGCTATCGCTCCGCCACACCGGCAATGCTCCGCGGCATGCATTAATGCGATGGCATCCCCCGGAGACCGTCGACATGGCGGGTATCGACCTGACCGACCCCCGCCTCCTTACGGCCTACCGGGCGCTATCGGTCGCGGTGCGGAACGAGGAGCGAGCCTTCGCCTTCTGGAGCTATGTCGCTGCTCAGGCGACATCCACTGCGGTTCAGCAGGCCGCCGAGCGGATGGCGCATAGCGAACTCGAGCATGTGGCTCTACTACGGCAGGAGCGACGTCGTGCTTTTCACCTCGAGCGTCAGGGGCAGGCGCCAGGCGTTGCTGCTGAGGCGGATGTGCTGGAGCAGCGGTTCGCCGATGCATGTGAGCGTGCCGCAGGCAAGGCGATCGGACAGGTGGCCGCTGAACTTCGCGAGATGGCGCTCGCTGCCAGACGAACCGCAGACGAACTTGCTGGTGCCGGACTGCCTATGCCGGCAGGAGGAGTTCCGATCCCAGCGGAACTCCATACTGCGCTGCTCCCGATGGCTGGGATTCTGGTGGACCGCTACCTGGAAGCAGCAGAAATCGCGACGGATGAACAGACGGTAGCGTACGCCCAAGCCTTCGCGCAGGCAGCGATCATTAGATTAGCGTGGCTTGGCGACAATCTTCCCAACGGGCCTGAAGCAGGCGTTCTCTATCCGCGATAG